Within Deinococcus actinosclerus, the genomic segment ACGCTGGGCGCGCCGAGCTCGTTCATGAAGCGCGCGAGGTACGCGGGGTTGCCGTCGAACACCTCACCGACCGACCAGATCTTGTTCGCGTCGCCCGCGCCGCCCGCCTTGAAGAACTGCGTCCAGTAGGCGTCGGGCACGTGCTTCATGGTGTCGATGCGCAGCCCGTCGATGCCGGTCGCGCCGCGCCAGTACGTCACGAAGTCGTTCAGGTAAGCGGTGACGGCCGGGAGTTCCTGCTTGAAGTCCGGCAGGCCCGCCAGATCGCAGTCGGTGGTCTTGTTCTCGGCGGCCTTGCAGTCTTCAGGCGTGTGGAACCAGTCGGGGTTCGTCTTCGTGAGGGTCGCGCCGTACCCGGCGTGGTTGACCACGATGTCCTGAATGACCTTGATCCCGTTCCTGTGCGCCGTGTCGATCAGCGCCTTGTACTCGTCGAGGGTCCCGAAGTGCGGATCGACCTTCTTGAAGTCCTCGGCCCAGTACCCGTGGTAGCCGGCGAACGGCTTGCCCTGGCTGGGGCCGCTGCCGGTGTTGATCGCCGGGACCTGCAGCACGACCGGGCTGACCCAGATGGCCGTGAAGCCCATCTTCTTGAAGTAGCCCTCGTCGATCTTGGCCTTCAGGCCTGCGAAGTCGCCGCCGTGCCACGCCAGCGGGTTGGTGCGGTCGGCACGGTCTCCGGCGTCGCGGCCCGGGCCGTTGTCGTTGGCGGGGTTGCCGTTGGCGAAGCGGTCGGTCATCGCGAAGTAGATGACCTCGTCCTGCCAGGCGCGCGGCGCGCTGGGAGTGGGAGCTTTGAACAGGCTACAGGCCGACAGGGACAGCGTGAGGGCCGCCAGGGCGCCCGCGCGCCCGACCATATGGAAGCGTTTCATGTTAGGTCTCTATTCAAATGTGAAGCGCTTCCGAAAGTCAATCTTCACCATTTGCTCATGCGGCAAGCCCGCTGACAGTCGCGCCTACGCCCCGCCCGTAGCGTGAGGCGCATGAAAGCCACCTGGAACGGCGTGACCATCGCCCAGTCCGACGACACCGTCGTCGTCGAGGGCAACCACTACTTCCCCGCAGACAGCGTGAACCCCGAGTACCTGCGCCCCAGCACCACCTACACCACCTGCCCCTGGAAGGGCGAGGCCAGCTACCACAGCCTCCACGTGAACGGGCAGGAGAACCCGGACGCCGCGTGGTACTACCCCACGCCCAAGGACGCCGCGCGGCAGATCGCGGGCCGCGTCGCCTTCTGGAAGGGCGTGCAGGTCACCCAGGACTGACCGGTCGCCCCCGAGGACCGGATCAGCCCACCAGGATGTCGCGCTCCGGCGGGTACTTGATCACCCCGCGGGACGTCTCGCGCAGGTTCAGCGCCAGCGCGAACGTCACGGGTCCGATCCGGCCCAGGTACATCAGCGCGCACAGGACGATCAGGCCCGCGTCGTTCAGGCGGTGCGTCACGTCCAGGCTCAGGCCCACCGTCGCGGCGGCGCTCACCGTCTCGAACAGCAGCGGCGTGAA encodes:
- a CDS encoding DUF427 domain-containing protein, which gives rise to MKATWNGVTIAQSDDTVVVEGNHYFPADSVNPEYLRPSTTYTTCPWKGEASYHSLHVNGQENPDAAWYYPTPKDAARQIAGRVAFWKGVQVTQD